A region from the Rosa rugosa chromosome 6, drRosRugo1.1, whole genome shotgun sequence genome encodes:
- the LOC133713456 gene encoding uncharacterized protein LOC133713456 has translation MHESVQFDDSETQDVGRLFVHEPTVHTENRNNAANEGNKKKGRGKTVIKWGQRGVRERVKWGKQGVPVSPREKCAQYSLFIGSLAADPGLYPIDVKDWRHFDKDDNHQRAWTRIEGTIDWSDEAAAAKKSEIKKYAFEKLADRWKHHKSELKKLYWLPNQGTEERFCSPDNAIDRDQWLKFVTHLDDEDTKTKAAINVSNRSQRVMHHSIGTRTFPAVVYEWQVQNGVEEEPDRLEIFKLTHRKKGKQNEYVDAASTKAVQDLEKAEEERKKLNVDITPQVREDIYAQVLGPEKRNRVRGLGAGVRWRDVPYLHTEKRSISATMEAMKATIEEQRLETARLRSEAEKERQEAAQREERNRIESAEMNKRFATQMEEFKKQQEAAMEENARKVNELARLQGIRWMKEAGFSGIETAPQLDRDPMTQLAAVQPQCNRPAIPTPPIEDVYRPEMPQTVQESQLN, from the exons ATGCATGAAAGCGTCCAATTTGATGATAGTGAAACCCAAGACGTTGGCCGTCTGTTTGTGCATGAGCCAACAGTTCATACTGAAAACAGAAATAATGCAGCTAATGagggtaacaaaaaaaaagggagagggAAAACTGTAATTAAATGGGGTCAGCGTGGAGTGCGAGAAAGAGTTAAGTGGGGAAAACAAGGAGTACCGGTGTCTCCAAGGGAAAAATGTGCACAGTATTCCCTTTTCATTGGTAGTCTGGCGGCTGACCCTGGATTGTATCCTATTGATGTCAAGGATTGGCGGCATTTTGACAAGGACGACAATCATCAAAGGGCATGGACACGTATTGAG GGGACAATTGATTGGTCGGATGAAGCAGCCGCTGCAAAAAAATCTGAAATCAAGAAGTATGCCTTCGAAAAACTTGCAGATCGCTGGAAGCATCACAAGTCAGAGTTGAAGAAATTGTATTGGTTGCCCAATCAAGGGACTGAAGAACGTTTTTGCAGCCCTGATAATGCCATTGACAGAGATCAATGGTTAAAATTTGTTACTCATTTAGATGATGAGGATACTAAG ACCAAGGCTGCTATAAATGTAAGTAATCGATCGCAGCGGGTAATGCATCACAGTATAGGAACAAGGACTTTTCCAGCGGTTGTTTATGAATGG CAAGTTCAGAATGGGGTTGAGGAAGAACCTGATAGGTTGGAAATCTTCAAGTTGACACATCGtaagaaaggaaaacaaaatgaGTATGTTGATGCTGCATCTACCAAAGCAGTG CAAGATTTGGAGAAGGCTGAAGAGGAGAGAAAAAAGTTAAATGTTGACATTACTCCACAAGTTAGAGAAGACATCTATGCACAGGTTCTTGGGCCAGAGAAGCGTAACCGAGTGAGAGGACTTGGAGCGGGAGTACGTTGGCGTGATGTTCCGTACCTTCATACCGAAAAAAGAAGTATATCAGCTACTATGGAAGCAATGAAAGCAACAATTGAGGAACAACGCTTGGAGACTGCAAGATTGAGGAGTGAGGCTGAAAAAGAAAGACAAGAAGCTGCCCAAAGGGAGGAAAGGAATAGGATTGAATCAGCTGAGATGAACAAACGTTTCGCCACACAAATGGAGGAGTTTAAGAAGCAGCAAGAGGCAGCAATGGAAGAGAATGCAAGGAAGGTGAATGAACTCGCAAGACTTCAAGGTATTAGATGGATGAAAGAAGCTGGTTTTTCAGGGATTGAAACGGCACCACAATTAGATAGAGACCCAATGACACAGCTTGCAGCAGTCCAACCACAATGCAATAGACCTGCGATTCCAACCCCACCTATCGAGGATGTGTATAGACCCGAAATGCCTCAAACTGTGCAAGAATCGCAGCTGAATTGA
- the LOC133716131 gene encoding uncharacterized protein LOC133716131 yields MDKNWVFLDRGSDEYVVGLRAFINHAQNISPIPNRIYCPCKECKNRWRQTVKDVEDHICCVGMWNDYVNIPWTSHGEELPVTNEVDVTRPSSSQQVMPDHDMVDMLQDAFGFHDDTTRPPSSSEPVGRPDFGPTPDAKKFYKLLDDADTDLFPGARIKKLEFLVRLYKIKCLHSNSDVSFSETLDLLRDTFPASTTLPKSFYKTKKMIKDIGLSYEKIHACPNDCMLYWKEHENDTSCHVCGTSRWKKKKNGTEAAGKPKAAKILRYFPLGPRLQRLYMSRHTADSMSWHSKFRTKDGVLRHPADSPAWAKLDEKYPDFGNECRNVRLGLASDGFNPFGMMSSSHSTWPVVLSVYNLPPWLCMKQPYLFLSLLIPGPKGHGNNIDVYLQPLVEELKMLWNEGIETYDAFQKETFTMRAAVLWTINDFPAYAMLSGYSTKGYKACPVCAEDTESVRLVNCQKECFMGHRRWLNADHRYRRWKNNFNGAAERRPRPKPMTGTECLRATHGLIIQFGNGKKMKIPRQRK; encoded by the coding sequence ATGGACAAAAATTGGGTGTTTCTGGATCGAGGAAGTGATGAGTATGTTGTTGGACTCCGTGCATTTATCAATCATGCACAAAATATCTCCCCTATTCCGAATAGAATTTACTGTCCTTGTAAAGAGTGTAAAAATCGGTGGAGACAAACTGTAAAAGATGTGGAGGACCATATATGTTGCGTAGGTATGTGGAATGACTATGTAAACATTCCTTGGACCTCACACGGTGAGGAATTACCTGTAACAAATGAAGTAGATGTAACACGTCCCTCCTCCTCCCAACAAGTTATGCCAGACCATGATATGGTTGATATGTTACAGGATGCATTTGGGTTTCATGATGATACAACGAGGCCTCCGTCTTCTTCAGAGCCAGTTGGACGTCCAGACTTTGGTCCTACGCCAGATGCCAAAAAATTCTACAAACTACTTGACGATGCAGATACTGATCTTTTTCCGGGGGCACGGATAAAGAAGCTTGAATTTTTAGTGAGGTTATATAAGATAAAGTGTTTGCACTCAAATAGTGATGTATCTTTTTCTGAAACTTTGGATCTATTGAGAGACACATTTCCTGCAAGTACGACTCTCCCAAAGAGTTTttacaagacaaaaaaaatgatCAAAGATATTGGGTTGTCATATGAAAAGATTCATGCATGTCCGAATGATTGTATGTTGTATTGGAAAGAGCATGAAAATGATACTAGTTGTCACGTTTGTGGTACTAGCCgatggaaaaagaagaagaatggcaCTGAAGCTGCTGGAAAACCAAAAGCAGCTAAGATTTTGCGTTATTTTCCATTAGGTCCTAGATTGCAACGTTTATATATGTCTCGCCATACTGCAGATTCGATGTCTTGGCATTCAAAATTCAGGACTAAAGATGGGGTACTCAGACATCCTGCTGATTCTCCAGCTTGGGCAAAGTTGGATGAAAAGTATCCAGATTTTGGTAATGAGTGCCGTAATGTTCGCCTGGGGTTGGCTAGTGATGGATTTAACCCTTTTGGAATGATGAGCTCTTCACATAGTACTTGGCCTGTTGTGTTGTCTGTTTATAATCTACCTCCTTGGTTATGCATGAAGCAGCCATACTTGTTCTTGTCATTGCTTATACCAGGCCCAAAGGGACACGGTAACAATATTGATGTGTATTTACAACCATTAGTGGAAGAGCTGAAGATGTTGTGGAATGAAGGGATTGAGACATATGATGCATTCCAGAAAGAGACTTTTACCATGCGAGCTGCTGTGTTGTGGACTATTAATGATTTTCCTGCATATGCCATGTTATCCGGTTATAGCACAAAAGGTTACAAAGCTTGTCCAGTGTGTGCTGAAGATACAGAGTCTGTTAGGCTGGTGAACTGTCAAAAAGAATGTTTTATGGGTCATCGTCGGTGGTTGAATGCTGATCATCGGTACCGTAGATGGAAAAATAATTTCAATGGTGCTGCTGAACGAAGGCCTCGCCCAAAGCCTATGACGGGTACAGAATGTCTAAGAGCAACGCATGGTTTGATAATTCAATTTGGGAATGGGAAAAAGATGAAAATTCCTCGACAACGTAAGTGA